The genomic DNA GAACGGATCACCCCGTCCGGGTGATCTCTTCCGCACGAGCTCGTAGGCCTGCCGATCTTTGCGGCGTGAGGTCAGGGCAAGTCCACGCGTCCAAGGTCCCTTGACGGTTCTCCATCAGCCAGACGGACTTCTGCATAGCTGAGCGGAGCGGGGCGAGCCGCACCCGACGGATCGACACGAGCCTGTGGACAGCCAAATCACCTCGATCGGGTGAGGCCCCTTGCCGGCGCTGGCACCATGATCGACCGGAACACCAGAGGGGCCCCGGAGGGCAGGGGCGAGGACGCCGACACCTGGTGTGGTCCTGGGGTGGAGATGGCGTCCCGGTTCGTGTGGAGGTAGGTGCGAGGTGACAGAAGGCGGGACGGCGGGACGGCCGTCGAGCGCGTTGCGGCGGGTGTTGGTCCCGCTGGCGCTGGCCCAGTTCATCTGCAGCTTCGCCGGCACCAACATGAACGTGATGATCAACGACATGAGCCAGGACCTGGACACCACCGTCCAGGGCATCCAGGTCGCGATCACCATCTTCCTGCTGGTCATGGCGGCGTTGATGATCCCCGGCGGCAAGCTGACCGACCGCTGGGGCCGCAAGCGCTGCTTCACCGTCGGGCTGGTGGTGTACGGCATCGGCGCGCTGTTGAGCGCGGCCGCCCCCGGGCTGGGCGTCCTCATCCTGGGCAACTCGATCCTTGAGGGGGTGGGCACGGCGCTGCTGATCCCGCCCGTCTACATCCTCACCACCCTGCTGCTCACCGACCTCACCTCGCGGGCCCGGGCGTTCGGGGTGATCAGCGCGGCTGGAGGTGTCGGGGGCGCATCCGGGCCCCTGATCGGCGGCCTGATCACCGACGCGATCAGCTGGCGGGCCGCCTTCGTGTTCCAGGCCCTGGTCATCGCGGTGATCGTCTGGCTCGCCCGGCGGGTCCACGATCCCCTCCCGCCCGACCCCACCCGCCCCTTCGACACCGGCGGGGCGATCCTGTCGGCGGTCGGCCTGGTCCTGGTCGTCATGGGGATCCTGGCCGCCGACAACAACGGCTGGCTGATGCTCGCCCTGCTCGTCGCGGGGGCGCTGGTCCTGGCCTGGTTCTTCCGGTCGGTGCGGGCCAAGGAGCGCGCCGGCCAGGAGCCGTTGTTGTCGACGGGGTTGTTCCGCAACCGGACCTCGAACCTCGGCCTGGTCACCCAGAACGCCCAGTGGCTGCTGCTCATGGGCATCTCGTTCGTGGTCGCGGCCTACCTGCAGGTCGTCCGGGGCTATGACGCGATCCAGACCGGCCTGATCTTCACCGCCGCCACAGCCGGGTTGCTGGCCTCGTCGCTGGGTGCCGAGCGCT from Actinomycetota bacterium includes the following:
- a CDS encoding MFS transporter, which translates into the protein MLVPLALAQFICSFAGTNMNVMINDMSQDLDTTVQGIQVAITIFLLVMAALMIPGGKLTDRWGRKRCFTVGLVVYGIGALLSAAAPGLGVLILGNSILEGVGTALLIPPVYILTTLLLTDLTSRARAFGVISAAGGVGGASGPLIGGLITDAISWRAAFVFQALVIAVIVWLARRVHDPLPPDPTRPFDTGGAILSAVGLVLVVMGILAADNNGWLMLALLVAGALVLAWFFRSVRAKERAGQEPLLSTGLFRNRTSNLGLVTQNAQWLLLMGISFVVAAYLQVVRGYDAIQTGLIFTAATAGLLASSLGAERFAKRRPQRTLIMAGFLVTIAGIAVLLAMVIGNPSVWAFAPGLLLIGLGLGLMLTPSVNVVQSSFPEALQGEISGLSRSVSNLGSSLGTAIAGTILVAGITVTPERSYGLAMIVLAAVGLLGLAASALLPRTPAPADTTAPRP